DNA from Globicephala melas chromosome 5, mGloMel1.2, whole genome shotgun sequence:
gcacagtggttaagaatccacctgccaacacagggtcatgggttcgagcccttctctgggaggatcccacatgccacagagcagttgcctgtgtgccacaactactaagcctgcactctagagcctgcgagccacaactactgagcccatgtgcctcaactactgaagtccgcatgcctagagcccatgctccacaacaagagaagtcaacgcaatgagaaacccatgcaccgcaatgaagagtagcgcccactcgccacaactagagaaagcccacaagcagcaacgaggacccaacgcagccaaaaataaaataaattaattaatcaaaaaaaaagaatgattaaaaaaaaaaaagaaaggtcatatacacaaaaaaccccaaaacacaaaaaGCTAACACAAGATGTTTGACCTGATCAGTAATCGGGGAAgcataaattaaaatatgagcTATTGTTTCACGCTCATCAAAGTAGCAAATATTAAAGTGCATGAAAACTCTTAACAGTGAGTTTGGATGTGGAATAAGAGGAGGTTGtacacattgctggtgagaatgtaaccACTTTGGGGAATAACTTAGCAATACTGATAAAGCTGAAAATGAGCATTGCCTAAGACCTATAAATTATACACCTAGGAACATGTCTTTTATCCAGAGAATAATGATATCTCTATATATTTGAGCTTGAGGAACAGTACACTTACCCTGAAGCTGATCATTCAGGAGTAGGAGGTGGTCTCCACTGCCAACTCTGATAAGTCACCCGTAAGATAGTCCCAATTATCCTTGACTTGAGGCACTCATGTCCTTGTAAAATGGGGAGTCACGGTGTTTTGAAAAGAGGAGTGATATtaataaactaatttaaaaaaaaaaagatcattgtcACTGTTGTGCTTAAAAAAGACTGTGTGTGACTGCGTTGGGGGGGGTTCAGGGCAGGCTTGACGATCATCAAGTATAAAGGAAAGGAGACTGGctagagagtttttataataatccCAGCAAAAGCATAGTGGTTCAGGTCAGGGAAGGAAAGATAAAGGATGTGAAAAATGGTCAATTATGAATATGTTTTTAAGAAAGATTCAATAGGATTTGCCAAACAATTAATTTGTTAAGTACCTATGTGTGTATGTCCACTGAAAGATACCTAGCATAAATCATTAAGCCAGAAAAATACATGCTTCCTTAATtctactttcaaatatttattattcataagCCCCTGTAATCTATACCCACTGCTACTGCCTTGCTTTCAGGCACTATAATGACTATTTTCAGagactttttaatgttttcaaatgcattttatttcttcgATTATGCTATATTTCAATGCACAGCAGAGTACTGAAATGACAAGCTGACTTTGAGACACTTGTGTATTACAGTAACTGTGATGCTTACTCATCATTCCACTCTTTTGGGGTGGTTCTGCCAACAGGGGAGGGGTTCCATTTTATTCCAACCTGTGTGGCTGTAAACACCCACACAACAACACAGAAAGCGGTTCCACCGGCTAGTATAATATCACCATATTTGTCATGAAAATCTGGTAAGTGTTTTGAGTGGCTCTGTCTTGCCCTCATTTGCTGAATGCTTCGAATCCTGAGGCTACTTAGTGCATTTCTGACCAAGGGAAACATCATGGAGGTATGACAGAACTGCAGTTGATTGAAGCTGCTGGTCTATTTCCTTGCAAAGAAACCTGCAAAAACAAAAGATAGGCGATGACATCTGATCCACGTTTAATTCTTCTCACTTTAAAGGTTTCACCCACACCACGTCTTGCAGTGTGGCCAGGCAGGTAAGTTTTGATGTCTGGAGTTGAGTCTTAGCTCTGCCACTGATTAGCTATGTGAACTTGCGCAGTTAGTTAACCCACTGATTAGAGAAATTTTCCATCTTGCTGAACTCCACATGACTTACTTCTACAATAAATTTTGTGTTATCTAGGAGCCTTAAGCCTATTACCCAAAGAACTGAAGCTATAGATTCTAATAACCATATGAaagcataaaaaaggaaaattcaatgGCAAACTGAGACAACAATGTCCAGCtgataaaatggctaaaatgccAACATGCCCCACTACTCCAGTGACCTGCCTATGCCTACTATAAACTCTGGTTTCAGTCAGAATTACAAGGCATTCACAGGGTATGTCATACCACCTCCTCTTCTTCTTGCtccttttctccattccttttaaCCTCCTTCCCATTTCTCATTTCTACCAGTACTTCTTGCCTTGCACTTTCCTACAGATGAAATTCTACTTGCCTTTTAAATCCC
Protein-coding regions in this window:
- the COX7B2 gene encoding cytochrome c oxidase subunit 7B2, mitochondrial, with translation MMFPLVRNALSSLRIRSIQQMRARQSHSKHLPDFHDKYGDIILAGGTAFCVVVWVFTATQVGIKWNPSPVGRTTPKEWNDE